In Nitrospira sp. MA-1, the genomic window CCCGTGGTGGGAAACTTGCGAATTATGCAGAATATTCCGGCGATCCACCGGACTGGGCAGTGGAAGTTCTGACTGAAAAAGTCTGCTCTTTGCCTGGTATTAAGCATATTATTGTGGGTGGAGCCATTGCGAATTTTACCGATGTCAAAAAGACGTTTGGAGGAATTATCAACGCGTTTCGTAAAGCAAAAGCGGAAGGCAAGCTTCAGGGTGTCAAAATTTGGGTGCGCCGGGGTGGGCCAAATGAACTGCAAGGACTAGCCGCCATGCGTGCCCTTCAGGATGAGGGTTTTGATATCCAGGTATTCGACCGCAAAACGCCATTAACGGACATTGTCGATATGGCCATGGCCGCAAAATAACCTATTTGACCTTGAGGATGTAGGAGACCGCTTCGATGAGTATTCTTGCAACAAAAGATACGCATGTCGTGATTCAAGGTGGGCTGGCCGGTGTGAATGCCGCTCGTCGTATGGCTGAGTTCCGGTACATGATCAAACAACCGTTAAATGTCTCTGCGTTTGTGTATCCCCCTGATGCGGGGAAGACCAACGAAATCATTTGCGGGACCGAGTTAGTGATGATCCCCATATACAAAACCGTCGCCGAGGCGACCGCCAACCATCCGGAGATAAATACCAGTTTGGTATACATCGGAGCGGATCGGGCCTATGCGGGAACCATGGAAGCGTTGAATGACTCGCATATTAAGACGGTCTCCATGATTACCGAAGGGGTGCCGGAAAAAGATGCCAAACTTCTGGGCAAGCATGCCCGCAAGCTTGGAAAGACTTTTAATGGCCCTTCGTCTATTGGTGTGGTGTCTGCAGGAGAATGTCGACTCGGAGTGATCGGTGGCGCGTTTGACAATTTGGTGGCGTGCAAACTGTATCGTCCTGGTTCCTTCGGCGTGGTCACCAAGTCCGGGGGATTGTCAAACGAGATTATTTGGATTTGTTCCCAGTTCGCAGATGGCATTACGACGGCGATCGGTATTGGCGGTGATGCCTATCCGGGAACCGACTATGTCAGCTATCTGGAAATGTTTGAAAACGATCCTCAGACCAAGGCGGTGGTGATTGTTGGAGAAATGGGCGGAGATTTGGAAGAGCGCGCCGCCGAATGGTACGGGGCTAAGAAGCGAAGGATTAAATTACTTGCGGTCGTGTCAGGCTTCTGTCAGGAGAGTCTTCCAAAGGGGATGAAGTTCGGGCATGCCGGGGCAAAAGAAGGATTGAAGGGTGAAGGGTCTGCTCGGGCAAAGTCTGAAGCGCTGAAAAAAGCTGGTGCCATAGTGCCTGAAACCTTTGGTGCTCTGGGACCGGCCATCAAGGCTACCCACGAAGAGTTGCTGAAAAGCGGACAGGTCAAGCCCATCCCTGATCTGGCTCCGGCGGACATGCCGAAGCTCCCCAAAACTGTTCAAGAGAGTATGAAAGAGGGGGAAGTGTTGGTGACCCCCCTGATTCGGTCGACAATCAGTGACGATCGTGGTGATGAACCACTCTATCAAGGCTATCCGGCTTCTGAACTAATCAATAACGGATATGACATCCCTCATATTATTGGATTACTGTGGGATAATCGCCTTGTCTCCAAGCAGGAAGCTGAAATCATAAAACGAATTATCATGCTGTCTGCGGATCATGGTCCTTGTGTAAGTGGAGCCCTGACAACGATTATTGCGGCTTGTGCTGGAATCGGGTTATCTCAAGCGGTGGCGGCCGGGATGATTATGATCGGTCCACGATTTGGTGGCGCGGTGACGGACGCGGGGCGATGGTTCAAGTACGCGATCGACAACAAACTTTCGGTCGATGATTTCCTGGTCTACATGAAGAAAAATGTGGGTCCGGTTCCGGGAATCGGTCATCGC contains:
- a CDS encoding citrate/2-methylcitrate synthase translates to MSILATKDTHVVIQGGLAGVNAARRMAEFRYMIKQPLNVSAFVYPPDAGKTNEIICGTELVMIPIYKTVAEATANHPEINTSLVYIGADRAYAGTMEALNDSHIKTVSMITEGVPEKDAKLLGKHARKLGKTFNGPSSIGVVSAGECRLGVIGGAFDNLVACKLYRPGSFGVVTKSGGLSNEIIWICSQFADGITTAIGIGGDAYPGTDYVSYLEMFENDPQTKAVVIVGEMGGDLEERAAEWYGAKKRRIKLLAVVSGFCQESLPKGMKFGHAGAKEGLKGEGSARAKSEALKKAGAIVPETFGALGPAIKATHEELLKSGQVKPIPDLAPADMPKLPKTVQESMKEGEVLVTPLIRSTISDDRGDEPLYQGYPASELINNGYDIPHIIGLLWDNRLVSKQEAEIIKRIIMLSADHGPCVSGALTTIIAACAGIGLSQAVAAGMIMIGPRFGGAVTDAGRWFKYAIDNKLSVDDFLVYMKKNVGPVPGIGHRVKSLKNPDKRVKELVGYVKSLNMATPHLDFALEVEKITAVKKDNLILNVDGTMAAVLVDIGFPVDSLNGFFILSRTIGMIGHWTDQKKQGSRLIRLFDYLVNYASPKRREVPPLK